The region CGAATTAGTTGGCAACGATAAGCCAGTTTTTCATTGTTTGTTAAAATAATACCGCCTTCACCGCTGTGGATGACCTTGTGGTAATTCAGGCTGAAAATTCCCAGGTCGCCAAAAGTGCCGGCCTGTTTTCCGTTAATAGTGGCGCCAGGAGCCTGCGCATTATCTTCTATTACATATAAACCATGCTTCTTGGCAAGTTTTAATATCTCCGGTAGATTACCAGGCAAGCCGAACAAATTGGTCACAATAACGGCTTTCGTCCTTGGTGTCAGCCATTTTTCGATCTCACCGGGATTTAAAGTATAAGTATCCGCGCAAATATCGACGAACACAGGTACGGCATTATTCATCAAAATAGCGCTGGCGGTAGCGGACATTGTATAGGGAGTAACCAGCACTTCATCGCCCGGACCAATTTCACAAGCAGCGACCGCCGTATGCAGCGCCGTCGTCGCTGAGTTAACCGATATACCATACTTTGCACCGAATTTATCAGCGAACATCAGCTCTATTTCTTTTACCTTCGGACCGCCTAAAAATTGTTCCCTGGCGCGACCCAAAAATGCCGAAAGAATACCAGAATCCATAACCTCGACAACCGCGTTTTTTTCCTCTTCTCCCATGGTATTAGTCCACGGAATGGCTTTTTCCCGAACAGGAGCGCCTCCCAGCAAAGCTAATTTGCTCAATATACTCCCACCCTTTCTCCGGAGCAATTATTGTTGTATGACCGCAGTAAAGCCTCTGCCACATATAAGGGATAAATACTATCATCCACTGTACATATGGGCTGTTCAAGCCCATCAAGTACCTTAACCAGATGGTTGACGGCATTACCCAAGTTCGCTTCTTTCAAAAGCCTGCTTTCATGCCGTTCTAAATGCAGACTTTTAAATCCGGAGAACAGACGATGTTCTCCTACTTGATAATAAAAAGCATCATCACCACTATTGCGTATCTCTATCTTGCCTTGTGAAAAGTAAAGATCCATTTCAAACAAATAATATTGTTCATCATCAAAAGCTTCGGCAAATCCCCCTATGTTTTTGCCTATTCGAAATGTGAAGGTAAATGAAGGGTCACTGTCATTATCGGCAGATGTTTTCACTCTTTCAACAACCTGAACCTCGTCTATTTGTCCAGCCCACCAGTGGATTAAATCAAACAAGTGCGCCCCTGTATTAAAAATCCCCCTGGTATAGCGGGCATGTACTTTTTGCAACTCACCATATCGTCCACTTATAACATGGGTTTTAACACGCTGCATCCCGCTGTTCCAGCGGCGGGAAAGATTAGGAACAAGCAGGCAATTCGCAGCTTGAAGCAGTTGCTTTAATGCAATTGCCTCATCTACTGAACTAACCAACGGTTTTTCACAAAAAATCACTTTAGGCTTTGATTTTTCCAAAATAGAATAAATAGCCGGCAAATGATGCGCAGGAGGGGTGCAAATGCTAATCACATCCACAGCATGATTTTGCAAAAGCTCATCCATACTTTGATAAAATGTTGCTTTCGGCGCTATTTGCTGTAAAGCCTTGCCTTGCTCCCGTCTTTTATCTGACGCAGCAATTAATTCAAAGCACGGATTAAGCTGATAAGCTAAGCTATGTGATGAAGGCCTTTCTCTTTTGGGGTCAAAATCATAAGTTAAGCCGATCTGCCCTAAACCAATAACAGCCGCTTTATATTGACCCATAAGTTTATACCCCCACTTTTTTTCCTGCCAGCCATTCACTATACAACAAACTTAAATTGACGCAGTCATGATACTGACCTTCGCAAAAATAAGCTTGTCTTGCCACTCCTTCTCTGCTAAATCCTGCTTTTTCAAAAGCGCGTATCGAACCGATATTTTTATCAACGGCTCCCGCAGCTAAGCGGTTTAAATTCAGCCTTTTAAAACAATGATGAGAAAGTAATGATATCGCTTCAGTGGCATAGCCTTTCCCCCAGCAGTCAGTCTCACCAATAATAATTCCTATTTCAGCAGAGCGAAACACATAGTTGATGGAATGTAAACCGATATTGCCAATATGTCTGTCCTGTTCTTTAAATACAATTGCAAAAACGACATCCGTTTTGCTTATGGCCTGATTTTCATAAAAAGCTTTCATTGACTCGTAGCTGTTAGGAAAAATACCATGCCGCATCCATTTAGTGACATTTTGGTCATTAAGCCATTGAAAGTAGTTCCCTTCGATATCTTCCTTTTCGAGTCTGCGCAAATAGATTCTATCGGAAACTAAGAAAGGATGACGCAAGACTTTCCCTCCTGTTCGGCAATTATCTGTTCTCTCTTCTTCTCCAGTATCTCTTTCGCATTGCTGTATTCGCGAATAATTAAGTCAGTACTGTTTGCGATCATAAACATCAAATTATGCTGCAAAAAGTGATTCTGCCGTACATTTTCTGCAGTTAATGTATTGCCAAGCTTTTTAACCTGCATAATGGTTTGGATGATAATTTGTTTATAGTAGCTTGCAATCGAGTCCGCTTCGAGTATTTTTCGAATGATTTTATCGCCGCGCTGCAGTTTTAGCACAATCTTTTCCAACTGGCTGTCGTCGCAGTTCTGGTAGACGGTTTTTTCCGTCCGGACCAACATCTTCAAATGTACTACTACTGCTTTTTTAATGCTTTTCAATAAATTCAAATCACGGCTAATAGTCTTGATTAGGCAGTCATATTTTGCAAGTCTATCATCGGTGCTAACATTTCTTTCAGGCAAATATTCTACCAGGCGCTTATCAATGGGTGTATGGCAGTATCTTTCAATTGCTTCTTGCAGTGTCATGAGCGTTGTACCTTTTATATAAGCGCCGCCCTGTGTAGCATTGATAACTTGCAAGTTCTTATTACTTAAAATTTGAAATTCATACCATTCTTTAAAAATTTTATAAATAATATGGGATTTAAGTAAATTACCCTCATGGTCTTCCAGATAGACGCCTGTTGAATCGCGGTCATCATTCTCCCCTTCATACTCCGTGTGCGTCAGATCGCTGTGTTTTTTCCCGCTGGTATAAGCCAAGTCCTGACCTATTAAAATAATAGGATTACAGCCAGCTTCCCTGGCAACGGCAAAGGCCACGGTGGCACAAGAATGCCCCATACTGACAAACTTAAAATTTTCAAAGATCGACATCCACATTTTTTCAAAACCTGTATCATTGCGCGACATAATTATTGTCTTGCCATCATATTCATCATATATTTGGGGCCAAATGGAACCAGGCGCCAGCAATACCAGGTCTTGGGGAAACTTTCTGCCTTTATAATAATAGGTATAAGTAGGTTCATCCCGTTCAATACTGGCGATGGCGTCAGGCTGCACGCCATGCTTTTCGCAAGCCCTCATACTGGCATCACAGGCAATGATCAAGGCTTTGCCATTAGCATTTTTTAAATACTGAATGTTTTTGTCCAAAGACGGTCCCGCAGCTACAATAATAGCCGGGATATTTTGGTATTTCCCCTTTATTTCGTCAATGGAACTGCTTTTCATGACCGCATCGGTATTGTGGCACATATTGGCAAATCCCACAAACTGATCTTCCAAATCATTGCCAAAGGATATAACCGTATTCAACAGGCTTTTTGAAATTTGCTGTAAAGCACTCTTGTTTTGACTGGCATACACGTAATAATTTGGTAAGACTAGTACGTGAATATTATGAACTAAGTTATAAAAGTTAAGTGCAGGAAGATACAGCGCCATTTTCCCGACCTGCTGTTCGTCACCAAAAAGCAACACAAACTGACCACTCTCAAAGATAGGAGAAAAATCAACATGCGTTAAAGAATATTTTAAAACATCTATGTTGTGCTCGATAATGATGACCCTAGTATCCTTAGATATTTTGTTTTTCAGTTCAAACAAATGATACCCCAGCCCAATACCGAATACCACAATCAAGCAATCCCTGGCTTCCTCAATATCACTTATCACCTTTTTCGCTTCGGCAATTGGGTCATACCGGCTGTGCAGTAAATATTTCCTGCCATCATGCCGAAAATATATGTCACTTTTTCCGGTTCCAGTTCTTTCTTCAATAACACCATCACCTATTTGTAAAAAATTTGTCTCCAGTAATTCATTCAAGATAAAAAAATTGTATTGTGCAATTGATGCAATGTTTTTTTGGAAAATATCATCAGTCATAATGTTACTCCTTCTTATTATTTTTTAGCTATCCATAAGAACTTTACGCAACCGGAAACCGGCTTAAGCCATTTTTCATGTCAAAAGCCTTCACCTTATGGTGGCAAAAGTGAAATCCTTTGAGATGGAAAATGAAAAAATCATTAGCGCTTATACTATAAAATGGCTGACCGGTTAAGATCAGCCATTTTATGAGCATTGTAACGATTCGTGAATTAACGGAGTAATTGGAGAACGCCTTGCGGCTGTTGATTAGCCTGCGCCAGCATGGCTTGAGCAGCTTGAGCAAGGATATTGTTTTTCTGGAAGTTCATCATTTCCTTGGCCATATCTACGTCACGGACGCGGGACTCGGCAGCAGTCAGGTTTTCGGAAGAAGTTCCGAGGTTATTGATAGTATGTTCCAATCTGTTTTGATATGCGCCAAGTTTGGAACGTTCGGTAGATACTCTTTCAATAGCGTTATTGATAAGCGTAATAGCGCCGGAAGCGTTAGATTGGGTAGAAATATCAAGTGCATTACCATTAGCTGCCCGGACTCCCAAGGAAGTAGAATCCATTGCGCTAATTCCTATTTCCAATTCCTGGCCGGCATTGGCGCCAATCTGTGCATGAA is a window of Sporomusaceae bacterium ACPt DNA encoding:
- the arnB gene encoding UDP-4-amino-4-deoxy-L-arabinose--oxoglutarate aminotransferase, which produces MSKLALLGGAPVREKAIPWTNTMGEEEKNAVVEVMDSGILSAFLGRAREQFLGGPKVKEIELMFADKFGAKYGISVNSATTALHTAVAACEIGPGDEVLVTPYTMSATASAILMNNAVPVFVDICADTYTLNPGEIEKWLTPRTKAVIVTNLFGLPGNLPEILKLAKKHGLYVIEDNAQAPGATINGKQAGTFGDLGIFSLNYHKVIHSGEGGIILTNNEKLAYRCQLIRNHGEVAADDLNDDETVVLGSNYRMTELHAAIGIEQLKKLDGFLTLRRALADQLTKGLHNFPGLKGVTVPEGYTHSYYVYPIQFEKSIWRIKRSTFAAAMKAEGFPVGEGYQKPLYLLKMYQHKKVYNQTQYPFAFIEKPVQHYQKGICPVVEEMYEEKLVIADVCRVPYCEEDISDFLTAVDKVWQAREELYEYEKNSLYRS
- the iolG gene encoding Inositol 2-dehydrogenase/D-chiro-inositol 3-dehydrogenase encodes the protein MGQYKAAVIGLGQIGLTYDFDPKRERPSSHSLAYQLNPCFELIAASDKRREQGKALQQIAPKATFYQSMDELLQNHAVDVISICTPPAHHLPAIYSILEKSKPKVIFCEKPLVSSVDEAIALKQLLQAANCLLVPNLSRRWNSGMQRVKTHVISGRYGELQKVHARYTRGIFNTGAHLFDLIHWWAGQIDEVQVVERVKTSADNDSDPSFTFTFRIGKNIGGFAEAFDDEQYYLFEMDLYFSQGKIEIRNSGDDAFYYQVGEHRLFSGFKSLHLERHESRLLKEANLGNAVNHLVKVLDGLEQPICTVDDSIYPLYVAEALLRSYNNNCSGERVGVY
- the ydaF gene encoding Putative ribosomal N-acetyltransferase YdaF; amino-acid sequence: MRHPFLVSDRIYLRRLEKEDIEGNYFQWLNDQNVTKWMRHGIFPNSYESMKAFYENQAISKTDVVFAIVFKEQDRHIGNIGLHSINYVFRSAEIGIIIGETDCWGKGYATEAISLLSHHCFKRLNLNRLAAGAVDKNIGSIRAFEKAGFSREGVARQAYFCEGQYHDCVNLSLLYSEWLAGKKVGV